A single window of Arcobacter sp. F155 DNA harbors:
- a CDS encoding DUF4006 family protein gives MAGNTQMNDNERGIFSLLHGITGMLIATVLLLTILGVLTYNAIVVQQNESTNFYKINQDLDALKFNSTENLKHYELVGKPQ, from the coding sequence ATGGCAGGAAATACACAAATGAATGATAATGAAAGAGGGATATTTTCTCTACTTCATGGAATTACAGGAATGTTAATTGCTACAGTATTACTACTAACAATCTTAGGAGTATTAACATACAACGCAATCGTAGTTCAACAAAATGAATCTACAAACTTTTATAAAATCAATCAAGATTTAGATGCTTTAAAATTCAATAGTACTGAAAACCTAAAGCATTATGAACTTGTTGGTAAACCTCAGTAA